The genome window GAATTACACCCTATCAAAAATTGACGCTGGCAACACAGGCTCTACTTCTGTGAACCATTATTAATGGGGGGATTACCTTGTTGCGATTACCGATGGGGAACTCGATTTTGGCCCTTGGGAGCAGATTTTCTATGGAGAGTTCGATGGCCGGCGGAGAAAAAGGGTGCTTGTGAAGGTGATTGGTGAATAGCCGTTCAATTCTTATCCCCAAATCGTAGTAGATTCCTTGTTTCTCCGACAGACTTCTAGAATCAAAAGTCAGGATCTTCCCTCGCAAATGTGTTTTCTGATGTGCTGAACCCACAGCGTGTGCAATCCTCTCCCCTTCGGGACGAGGTTCTTCAAATACCTTTTTCTTTCTTACATCCAGGCAATGAAAAAGTTAATCTCCTGATCGTGTGACTTCCTCCTGTTTTTACTTGACTTCCCGGGAACTTGGGGTATACTTCGGGGAAAGTGGGAGAAAGTGGGAGGAAATGGAGGGAATGGGGTGTTTTTAGGGACGTTTCATCATTCGCTGGACTCAAAAGGGCGTTTAAGTATCCCGGTCAAGTTCAGGGAAATTTTGAATACTGAGTCCAATGGGACGATTATTATGACGACCGATCTTGATCTCTGTCTTGCGGCCTATCCGATGAACGAGTGGCAGTCATTCATGGAAAAAGCGAGAAAACTCCCGACGATGGATAAAGGGGTAAAGCGTTTCTTTCGGTTTTTGTTCTCAAGTGCTTCTGAGTGCTTCCTTGATAGGCAGGGTCGTGTCCTTATCCCCTTAAACCTTCGCGAATATGCCGGATTGAATGGAAATGCGGTCGTCGTCGGAGGCGGAAGTAAGTTCGAGGTCTGGAATCCGGGGAAATGGGAAGAGAATGAGGTTCTGGTTTCAGAAAATGCTCCCCAGATCCAGGGCGCTTTGGCCAAACTGGGTATGTGATAGGGGAGATCATTCCCTGAACTATAATTTTTTAGGGACCGCAACTGAGGGAATCGAAGATGGCAATCGCAGGTCTGGGCGAAAGTTCGGAGAAAGGTGAATCGGTTCACCGGCCGGTTCTTGTCAAGGCCGTCTTGGAGGCCTTGGCGTGCCAGCCTGTCCCCGAAAAGATCTATCTTGATTGTACGGTTGGTGCGGGCGGCCATACGGAAGCGATTCTGAATCAGACGGCGCCTTATGGGAGGGTGATCGGTTTGGATCGGGATGATGAGATCCTGAAAATTGCCGAAAAACGATTAAGCGGTTTTTCTGACCGACTCGTTATGCGCCAGGGATCTTTTTGCGAGATGGGCCAAATTATTAAGGATCTTCATCTCTCTGAAGTGGACGGGATCCTGTTCGACTTTGGGGTCTCATCTTTACAACTCGATCGGGCGGAACGTGGATTCTCATTCCAAAAGCCGGGACCGCTTGACATGCGGATGGACCGGGGGCAGAAAGAGACCGCTGCGGATTGGGTCAATCGCCTTTCTCAGGAAGAGTTGGCGGATGTTATTTGGCGATATGGCGAGGATCGCTGGTCCAGGCGGATTTCATCCGGAATTGTTCGGTATCGTGATGAGAAAGGGAAGATCGTCCGGACCGAAGAGCTTGAAGGTATTATCTGGAAAGCGGTCCCTGCCAAATATCGGCACGGGAGAATTCATCCGGCCACCCGGACTTTTCAAGCCTTACGAATCGTTGTGAATCAAGAGCTGGAGCAGATAGAATTGGGCTTGGCTCAGGCCATGTCACTGATGGCCGTCGGAGGACGATTAACCGTGATCTCCTTCCACTCTCTGGAAGATCGCTGTGTGAAGCAGACATTTAAAAAGGCGGTCTCTCCAGGGCTGGCCGACAGAGAAAAGCGCTTTATCAATCTTTATAAGAAACCGCTGGTTGCCGGACCGGAAGAGATCTCTCAAAACCCGCGGGCCAGAAGTGCAAAATTGCGGTGTCTGGAACGGGCAGCATGAAAGATTTATTTAGTGAGGAAGGGGCTGAGAAGGCGTCCCACTTTCTGCTCATTGCCCTGGGAGGGGGGATTTTGATTCTGGCCTTTCTCTCTCTTTGGCAGAGGAATCAGATGGTTCGCATAGGATATGAGATTGGACGCCTCCAGGTGCAGAAAAAGGAGTTGGTCCGCATCCGGAAGGAGTTGTTTGCCGAGGCGGAGACCCTGAGTGCGATGGATCGGATTGAACAGATTGCCATGGAACAGCTCGGCATGAAAGTACCCCGGCCTCAACAGCGTGTCTATGTCGATCGAGAACGGGTCAACACAGCCCGTATTGAAGTGATGAGGTCCATTCGGTAACCCTCGCCCTGTTTTAGAAGCAAGATGCCAGGGGGCCAACACTATTTAGAGTGACCCGATCATGTTGAAAAGACCAACCCACCAGTCTAATCGTAAGCATTTTTTCCTTGTCACTGCGCTTTTTACGGTTGGGTTTTTCATCGTCTTCCTGCGCTTGATTATTGTTCAGGGGGTTCAGCACGAGTCCTGGCTTGAGCGGGCGGAGCGTGCACACGAAAAGAATGTGCAGATTGAGGCGGAACGCGGGTCAATTTATGACCGGAACGGCCGGGCCCTCGCGATGAATGTGGAACTTCCTTCTGTCTATGCCGTTCCCAGAGCCATTTCCCATCCCTCTACCGTCTCCCGCAAACTGGCACCCCTCCTCGGCATGAGTCCAAAGGCGCTTTATAAAAAGCTCGATAACAACAAACGTTTTACCTGGTTATTTCGAAAGATAGACCCGGCGAAGGCTGAGAAAATCCGGCGGCTCAATATAAAGGGGATTGGATTTGTGTCGGAAAGTCAACGGGTCTATCCGAAACGCTCTCTCTTTGGCCACGTACTGGGTTTTTCAGGTCTGGATAATCATGGCTTGGAAGGGATTGAATTAAAGTATGATTCGGCCCTTCGGGGGGAAACCGGTTGGTTGGTAATCGAGAGGGATGCCTTTGGGAAGTCGGTTTTTCCAAAGGGGCTTGATTACATTGTTCCGTCCAGAGGAAAGGATCTCCATCTCACCGTCGATGAGGTGATCCAGCATATCAGCGCGCGAGAACTTGAGCGGATGGTAGAGAAAACCGGTGCAAAAGGAGGGACCGTCATAGTGATGGATCCCTGGACCGGAGCGATATTGTCGATGGTGGTGAGTCCTCGATTTAATCCAAATGTGGTTGGAAGCTACCGCCCTTCTGAGTGGAGGAACAGGGCAATCGCGGACATTTATGAGCCGGGTTCGACGTTCAAGATTGTCACGGCTTCCGCCGTTATCGAAGAGAAATTGATCGAAGCGGATGAAATGATCGACTGTGAAAGCGGAAGATATGCGGTGAAGGGAACTGTGATTCATGACCATGAGGCCATTGGAATGGTTCCGTTTCGTGAGGTGATTGCAAGATCATCCAATATATGTACGGTGAAA of Candidatus Manganitrophaceae bacterium contains these proteins:
- the mraZ gene encoding division/cell wall cluster transcriptional repressor MraZ, coding for MFLLDFPGTWGILRGKWEKVGGNGGNGVFLGTFHHSLDSKGRLSIPVKFREILNTESNGTIIMTTDLDLCLAAYPMNEWQSFMEKARKLPTMDKGVKRFFRFLFSSASECFLDRQGRVLIPLNLREYAGLNGNAVVVGGGSKFEVWNPGKWEENEVLVSENAPQIQGALAKLGM
- the rsmH gene encoding 16S rRNA (cytosine(1402)-N(4))-methyltransferase RsmH encodes the protein MAIAGLGESSEKGESVHRPVLVKAVLEALACQPVPEKIYLDCTVGAGGHTEAILNQTAPYGRVIGLDRDDEILKIAEKRLSGFSDRLVMRQGSFCEMGQIIKDLHLSEVDGILFDFGVSSLQLDRAERGFSFQKPGPLDMRMDRGQKETAADWVNRLSQEELADVIWRYGEDRWSRRISSGIVRYRDEKGKIVRTEELEGIIWKAVPAKYRHGRIHPATRTFQALRIVVNQELEQIELGLAQAMSLMAVGGRLTVISFHSLEDRCVKQTFKKAVSPGLADREKRFINLYKKPLVAGPEEISQNPRARSAKLRCLERAA
- the ftsL gene encoding cell division protein FtsL, with the translated sequence MKDLFSEEGAEKASHFLLIALGGGILILAFLSLWQRNQMVRIGYEIGRLQVQKKELVRIRKELFAEAETLSAMDRIEQIAMEQLGMKVPRPQQRVYVDRERVNTARIEVMRSIR
- a CDS encoding penicillin-binding protein 2: MLKRPTHQSNRKHFFLVTALFTVGFFIVFLRLIIVQGVQHESWLERAERAHEKNVQIEAERGSIYDRNGRALAMNVELPSVYAVPRAISHPSTVSRKLAPLLGMSPKALYKKLDNNKRFTWLFRKIDPAKAEKIRRLNIKGIGFVSESQRVYPKRSLFGHVLGFSGLDNHGLEGIELKYDSALRGETGWLVIERDAFGKSVFPKGLDYIVPSRGKDLHLTVDEVIQHISARELERMVEKTGAKGGTVIVMDPWTGAILSMVVSPRFNPNVVGSYRPSEWRNRAIADIYEPGSTFKIVTASAVIEEKLIEADEMIDCESGRYAVKGTVIHDHEAIGMVPFREVIARSSNICTVKVAEILGETRLANYIRAFGFGERLGVDLVGESPGLLREKKRWSGRSLASLSIGQEIGVTPLQMVTAATVIANGGWLMTPHLVKSIDQGEEIQTTPVLIKRRVISEGTAKEMVQILKGVVSSSGTAKLAAIPGYSVAGKTGTAQKFDRKAGRYSRDKYVSSFVGFIPAEDPVVTILVVVDEPEDEVWGGTVAGPVFSAIGAEVLHYLKVYPRGEAGDEPHDVRDPEGRVEDQLLPVVYQAGLDDDAPGDTFHVRGPLW